One Phenylobacterium hankyongense DNA segment encodes these proteins:
- the panC gene encoding pantoate--beta-alanine ligase, which yields MSEPPLSVVRTVADLRAHVRTWKARGERVGFVPTMGALHEGHLSLVRLARERADHVVASVFVNPTQFGPNEDFDAYPRTEARDAELLASAGCELLFAPDVAEMYAPGFSTTVTVAGVSEPLDGAARPGHFAGVATVVSKLLMQAAPDVAVFGEKDYQQLQVIRRLVRDLDIPVEIVGGPTARAPDGLALSSRNAYLSVEERAAAPALARALTAAAEQLRAGAAVDQTEAQARAALEAAGFRKIDYVEVRAADDLARLGPGPVAAPARILAAAFLGRTRLIDNIAV from the coding sequence ATGTCCGAACCCCCGCTGTCCGTCGTCCGCACCGTCGCCGACCTGCGCGCCCACGTGAGAACCTGGAAGGCGCGCGGCGAGCGGGTCGGCTTCGTGCCCACCATGGGCGCTCTGCACGAGGGCCATCTGTCGCTGGTGCGGCTGGCCCGCGAGCGCGCGGACCACGTGGTCGCCAGCGTCTTCGTCAACCCGACCCAGTTCGGCCCCAACGAGGACTTCGACGCCTATCCGCGCACCGAAGCCCGCGACGCCGAACTGTTGGCCTCCGCCGGCTGCGAGCTGCTGTTCGCGCCCGATGTGGCCGAGATGTACGCTCCCGGCTTCTCGACGACCGTCACCGTCGCCGGCGTCTCGGAGCCGTTGGACGGCGCCGCACGGCCGGGCCATTTCGCCGGCGTGGCGACGGTGGTCAGCAAGCTCCTCATGCAGGCCGCCCCCGACGTCGCGGTGTTCGGGGAGAAGGACTATCAGCAGCTGCAGGTGATCCGCCGGCTGGTGCGCGACCTGGACATTCCCGTGGAGATCGTCGGCGGCCCCACGGCGCGGGCGCCGGATGGCCTCGCCCTGTCCTCGCGCAACGCCTACCTCTCGGTCGAGGAACGCGCCGCAGCCCCCGCCCTCGCCCGCGCCCTGACCGCCGCCGCTGAGCAGCTCCGGGCCGGCGCAGCCGTCGACCAGACCGAGGCCCAGGCGCGCGCCGCCCTCGAGGCCGCAGGCTTTCGCAAGATCGATTACGTGGAGGTCCGCGCGGCCGACGACCTCGCCCGCCTGGGCCCCGGCCCGGTCGCGGCCCCGGCCCGGATCCTGGCCGCCGCCTTCCTCGGCCGGACGCGGTTGATCGACAACATCGCCGTCTGA
- a CDS encoding family 16 glycosylhydrolase: protein MSYLKYDGTLAAETAAPVTGLYGTDGVDTLTGTSQAESLWGGQGDLLTGGLGDDTYYLKSATDQVVELAGGGTDKIVAWTNVYLPHYANVENLEVDGDKTYGAGNAGDNVIQGGAGSQQLYGGGGQDVLIGGAGADTFIVVKGQGNDAIQDFTPADGDVVRLTAGFTSFSQVQSHLTQVGADVKLDLGNGDGLVFRNLQVSQLSAANFQLQLDPSKLGAMTFDDEFSGKLSIWDAESNPTGTWRPDFGYQGSQGLGSYTLSSNNEQQIYTSPYFRDHNGDFAESPFTSNADGTLSITAKPSANPEIFGYGYTSGLISTQPTFSQTYGYFEMRAELPQAAGAWPAFWLIPANGAWPPELDVMETLTSDPHADWTTEHSGVGGVHTSNGVASFIPDTTSGFHTYGVLWTPTDLVWYVDGVETFHTATPADMNTPMYMIANMAVGGWGGAVDNADMPATMTIDYIHAYALAGDTSSSTGGATTTPTPPPVSTPTPAPTGSGGSSAAAPGLSLIAVQGGDTLNGGSGNDTLVGGSGPNQLWGQEGNDSIVGGSGFDNINGNKGDDTIDGGSGGDDWLVGGQGADLITAHAGGNILYGNIGADTLNGGSGNEILRGGQNDDVIYGGAGNDWLSGDRGSDTLTGGAGADIFHSFAGAGLDRVLDFSQAEGDRVQLDPGTTYSVSQVGADTVVDMGNGDQLVLANVQLASLHDGWIFGA, encoded by the coding sequence ATGTCTTATCTGAAGTACGACGGCACGCTGGCCGCTGAAACGGCTGCGCCGGTGACGGGTCTCTACGGGACCGACGGCGTCGATACGCTGACCGGGACCAGCCAGGCGGAGAGCCTGTGGGGCGGCCAGGGCGACCTGCTGACCGGCGGCCTCGGCGACGACACCTACTACCTGAAGTCGGCCACCGACCAGGTGGTCGAGCTGGCCGGCGGCGGCACGGACAAGATCGTCGCCTGGACCAACGTCTACCTGCCCCACTACGCCAACGTCGAGAACCTCGAGGTCGACGGCGACAAGACCTACGGCGCCGGCAATGCCGGCGACAACGTCATCCAGGGCGGCGCGGGTTCGCAGCAGCTCTACGGCGGCGGCGGCCAGGACGTGCTGATCGGCGGCGCCGGCGCCGACACCTTCATCGTCGTCAAGGGCCAGGGCAACGACGCCATCCAGGACTTCACCCCCGCCGACGGCGACGTGGTCCGCCTGACGGCCGGCTTCACCAGCTTCAGCCAGGTGCAGAGCCACCTCACCCAGGTCGGCGCCGACGTGAAGCTCGACCTCGGGAACGGCGACGGCCTGGTGTTCCGCAACCTGCAGGTCTCCCAGCTCAGCGCCGCCAACTTCCAGCTCCAGCTCGACCCCTCGAAGCTCGGCGCCATGACCTTCGACGACGAGTTCTCCGGCAAGCTCTCCATCTGGGACGCCGAGAGCAACCCCACCGGCACCTGGCGCCCCGACTTCGGCTACCAGGGCAGCCAGGGCCTGGGCAGCTACACCCTGTCCAGCAACAACGAGCAACAGATCTACACCTCGCCCTACTTCCGCGACCACAACGGCGACTTCGCCGAGAGCCCCTTCACCTCGAACGCCGACGGCACCCTCTCGATCACCGCCAAGCCCTCCGCCAACCCCGAGATCTTCGGCTACGGCTACACCTCCGGCCTGATCTCCACCCAGCCGACCTTCTCCCAGACCTACGGCTACTTCGAGATGCGCGCCGAGCTGCCGCAGGCCGCCGGCGCCTGGCCCGCCTTCTGGCTGATCCCCGCCAACGGCGCCTGGCCGCCGGAGCTCGACGTCATGGAGACGCTGACCTCCGACCCCCACGCCGACTGGACCACCGAGCACTCCGGGGTCGGCGGCGTCCACACCTCCAACGGCGTCGCCTCCTTCATCCCCGACACCACCTCCGGCTTCCACACCTACGGCGTGCTGTGGACCCCCACCGACCTCGTCTGGTACGTCGACGGCGTCGAGACCTTCCACACCGCCACCCCCGCCGACATGAACACCCCCATGTACATGATCGCCAACATGGCGGTCGGCGGATGGGGCGGCGCCGTCGACAACGCCGACATGCCCGCCACCATGACCATCGACTACATCCACGCCTACGCGCTCGCCGGCGACACCTCCAGCAGCACAGGCGGAGCCACCACCACGCCGACGCCGCCGCCGGTGAGCACGCCTACGCCAGCGCCCACGGGCTCGGGCGGGAGCTCGGCGGCCGCGCCTGGGCTCTCGCTGATCGCCGTCCAGGGCGGCGACACGCTGAACGGCGGCTCGGGCAACGACACCCTGGTCGGCGGCTCCGGGCCGAACCAGCTGTGGGGCCAGGAGGGCAACGACTCCATCGTCGGCGGCTCAGGCTTCGACAACATCAACGGCAACAAGGGCGACGACACCATCGACGGCGGCTCCGGCGGCGACGACTGGCTGGTCGGCGGCCAGGGCGCCGACCTGATCACCGCCCACGCCGGCGGCAACATCCTCTACGGCAACATCGGCGCCGACACGCTGAACGGCGGCTCGGGGAACGAGATCCTCCGCGGCGGCCAGAACGACGACGTCATCTACGGCGGCGCGGGCAATGACTGGCTGTCGGGCGACCGCGGCAGCGACACCCTCACCGGCGGCGCCGGCGCGGACATCTTCCACAGCTTCGCCGGCGCGGGCCTCGACCGGGTGCTCGACTTCAGCCAGGCGGAAGGCGACCGGGTTCAGCTGGACCCCGGCACGACCTATTCGGTGAGCCAGGTGGGCGCCGACACCGTGGTCGACATGGGCAATGGCGACCAGCTCGTGCTGGCCAACGTGCAGCTCGCGTCGCTGCATGACGGCTGGATCTTCGGGGCCTGA
- a CDS encoding type I secretion C-terminal target domain-containing protein, giving the protein MSYLKYDGTLAAETAAPVTGLYGTDGVDTLTGTSQAESLWGGQGDLLTGGLGDDTYYLKSATDQVVELAGGGTDKIVAWTNVYLPHYANVENLEVDGDKTYGAGNAGDNVIQGGAGSQQLYGGGGQDVLIGGAGADTFIVVKGQGNDAIQDFTPADGDVVRLTAGFTSFSQVQSHLTQVGADVKLDLGNGDGLVFRNLQVSQLSAANFQLQLDPSKLGAMTFDDEFSGKLSIWDAESNPTGTWRPDFGYQGSQGLGSYTLSSNNEQQIYTSPYFRDHNGDFAESPFTSNADGTLSITAKPSANPEIFGYGYTSGLISTQPTFSQTYGYFEMRAELPQAAGAWPAFWLIPANGAWPPELDVMETLTSDPHADWTTEHSGVGGVHTSNGVASFIPDTTSGFHTYGVLWTPTDLVWYVDGVETFHTATPADMNTPMYMIANMAVGGWGGAVDNADMPATMTIDYIHAYALAGDTSSSTGGATTTPPPVVTPPAAPATPGVVLTSAVYADTLAGGAGADTLNAGQGPDKLTGGAGADTFVFKNLPWNAGHITDFKVGVDKLDISALYANGYHGSDPVADGYVSFVSDGAGGTKVLLDTDGNGSANTIKFQIATLDGVSPTGLTAAQVFGGAASTTPATPVTPTPPATPGVVLTSSVYADTLAGGAGADTLNAGQGPDKLTGGAGADTFVFKNLPWNAGHISDFQVGVDKLDLSALYANGYHGTDPVADGYLSFVSDGAGGTKVMLDIDGAATANPWPYTIVTLDGVAPAGLTAAQVLAGQTAATPTAPAVVAPPVIPGLALSSTTYGDHLTGGAGADTLAAGQGPDILTGAAGADHFVFGALPWNAGHVTDFTPGTDVLDLRPLFAQSGYTGSDPIADGYLKLESDGAGGTKVLFDSDGPGTANPWPFQITTLDGVAPSSLHPSDWLFH; this is encoded by the coding sequence ATGTCTTATCTGAAGTACGACGGCACGCTGGCCGCTGAAACGGCTGCGCCGGTGACGGGTCTCTACGGGACCGACGGCGTCGACACGCTGACCGGGACCAGCCAGGCGGAGAGCCTGTGGGGCGGTCAGGGCGACCTGCTGACCGGCGGCCTCGGCGACGACACCTACTACCTGAAGTCGGCCACCGACCAGGTGGTCGAGCTGGCCGGCGGCGGCACCGACAAGATCGTCGCCTGGACCAACGTCTACCTGCCCCACTACGCCAACGTCGAGAACCTCGAGGTCGACGGCGACAAGACCTACGGCGCCGGCAATGCCGGCGACAACGTCATCCAGGGCGGCGCGGGTTCGCAGCAGCTCTACGGCGGCGGCGGCCAGGACGTGCTGATCGGCGGCGCCGGCGCCGACACCTTCATCGTCGTCAAGGGCCAGGGCAACGACGCCATCCAGGACTTCACCCCCGCCGACGGCGACGTGGTCCGCCTGACGGCCGGCTTCACCAGCTTCAGCCAGGTGCAGAGCCACCTCACCCAGGTCGGCGCCGACGTGAAGCTCGACCTCGGGAACGGCGACGGCCTGGTGTTCCGCAACCTGCAGGTCTCCCAGCTCAGCGCCGCCAACTTCCAGCTCCAGCTCGACCCCTCGAAGCTCGGCGCCATGACCTTCGACGACGAGTTCTCCGGCAAGCTCTCCATCTGGGACGCCGAGAGCAACCCCACCGGCACCTGGCGCCCCGACTTCGGCTACCAGGGCAGCCAGGGCCTGGGCAGCTACACCCTGTCCAGCAACAACGAGCAACAGATCTACACCTCGCCCTACTTCCGCGACCACAACGGCGACTTCGCCGAGAGCCCCTTCACCTCGAACGCCGACGGCACCCTCTCGATCACCGCCAAGCCCTCCGCCAACCCCGAGATCTTCGGCTACGGCTACACCTCCGGCCTGATCTCCACCCAGCCGACCTTCTCCCAGACCTACGGCTACTTCGAGATGCGCGCCGAGCTGCCGCAGGCCGCCGGCGCCTGGCCCGCCTTCTGGCTGATCCCCGCCAACGGCGCCTGGCCGCCGGAGCTCGACGTCATGGAGACGCTGACCTCCGACCCCCACGCCGACTGGACCACCGAGCACTCCGGGGTCGGCGGCGTCCACACCTCCAACGGCGTCGCCTCCTTCATCCCCGACACCACCTCCGGCTTCCACACCTACGGCGTGCTGTGGACCCCCACCGACCTCGTCTGGTACGTCGACGGCGTCGAGACCTTCCACACCGCCACCCCCGCCGACATGAACACCCCCATGTACATGATCGCCAACATGGCGGTCGGCGGATGGGGCGGCGCCGTCGACAACGCCGACATGCCCGCCACCATGACCATCGACTACATCCACGCCTACGCGCTCGCCGGCGACACCTCCAGCAGCACAGGCGGAGCCACCACCACGCCGCCCCCCGTCGTGACGCCTCCGGCGGCCCCGGCGACGCCGGGCGTCGTGCTAACCTCGGCGGTCTATGCCGACACCCTCGCCGGCGGCGCCGGCGCGGACACGCTCAACGCCGGCCAGGGCCCGGACAAGCTGACGGGCGGCGCGGGCGCCGACACCTTCGTGTTCAAGAACCTGCCGTGGAACGCCGGCCACATCACCGACTTCAAGGTCGGCGTCGACAAGCTCGACATCTCGGCGCTCTACGCCAACGGCTACCACGGGAGCGATCCGGTGGCCGACGGCTACGTCAGCTTCGTCTCCGACGGCGCCGGCGGGACCAAGGTCCTGCTGGACACCGACGGCAACGGCTCGGCCAACACCATCAAGTTCCAGATCGCCACCCTGGACGGCGTCTCGCCGACCGGGCTGACCGCGGCCCAGGTGTTCGGCGGGGCCGCCTCGACGACGCCGGCCACCCCCGTCACCCCCACGCCGCCGGCGACGCCGGGCGTGGTGCTGACCTCCTCGGTCTACGCCGACACCCTCGCCGGCGGCGCCGGCGCGGACACGCTCAACGCCGGCCAGGGCCCGGACAAGCTGACGGGCGGCGCGGGCGCGGACACCTTCGTGTTCAAGAACCTGCCCTGGAACGCCGGCCACATCAGCGACTTCCAGGTGGGCGTCGACAAGCTCGACCTCTCGGCGCTCTACGCCAACGGCTACCACGGGACGGATCCGGTCGCCGACGGCTACCTGTCCTTCGTGTCCGACGGCGCCGGCGGAACCAAGGTGATGCTGGACATCGACGGAGCGGCGACGGCCAACCCGTGGCCCTACACCATCGTCACCCTCGACGGCGTGGCGCCGGCCGGCCTCACGGCCGCCCAGGTGCTCGCCGGGCAGACGGCCGCCACGCCGACCGCCCCGGCCGTGGTCGCGCCGCCGGTGATCCCCGGGCTGGCGCTGAGCTCGACCACCTACGGCGACCACCTGACGGGCGGCGCCGGCGCGGATACGCTCGCCGCCGGGCAAGGCCCCGACATACTCACCGGGGCGGCCGGCGCGGACCACTTCGTGTTCGGCGCCCTGCCCTGGAACGCCGGTCACGTGACCGACTTCACGCCGGGCACGGACGTCCTCGACCTGCGCCCCCTGTTCGCGCAGAGCGGCTATACGGGGTCGGACCCGATCGCCGATGGCTACCTGAAGCTGGAATCCGACGGCGCCGGCGGCACCAAGGTGCTGTTCGACTCCGACGGCCCTGGAACGGCGAACCCGTGGCCGTTCCAGATCACGACCCTGGACGGCGTCGCCCCTTCGAGCCTCCACCCCTCGGACTGGCTGTTCCACTAG
- a CDS encoding DUF1489 family protein — translation MPLHMIKLCVGLDTVEELVAWRLAEAGDGRPWIMRTRQTPKRAAEMIDGGSLYRVFKGVILCRQRILHVETVGEGVNARCEVTLDAEVVRVAPTPRRAFQGWRYLETRDAPEDLSLEAFGEAPPELARQLRELGAW, via the coding sequence ATGCCTCTGCACATGATCAAGCTCTGCGTCGGTCTCGACACGGTCGAGGAACTGGTCGCCTGGCGCCTCGCGGAGGCGGGCGACGGCAGGCCCTGGATCATGCGCACCCGGCAGACGCCCAAGCGCGCGGCGGAGATGATCGACGGCGGCTCGCTCTACCGGGTGTTCAAGGGCGTGATCCTCTGCCGCCAGCGGATCCTGCACGTCGAAACGGTGGGCGAGGGCGTCAACGCCCGCTGCGAGGTGACCCTCGACGCCGAGGTGGTGCGCGTGGCCCCGACGCCACGGCGGGCCTTCCAGGGCTGGCGCTATCTGGAGACCCGCGACGCGCCCGAAGACCTCAGCCTGGAGGCCTTCGGCGAGGCGCCGCCCGAACTCGCCCGACAACTGCGCGAGCTCGGCGCCTGGTAG
- a CDS encoding enoyl-CoA hydratase-related protein, whose amino-acid sequence MSNPIVDPLVEVVDTSATSELVDIDATADGAVTVTLNRPARKNAFDADLISALEEAFQTLQGAEGVRVIFVRGAGGTFSAGADLDWMRAAADRSEADNRDDAFQMAKMLKQLWDIPALTVALVEGAAFGGGVGLAAACDLAVATAATRFSFSEVRLGLIPATISPYVVQAIGPRTARGLFATGQVFDAAHAQRIGLVSEVVADTAALEAARDRISREIMDCAPGAVAEAKRLVADVYAQEIDHGLMEDTARRIAGARVGPEGQEGVRAFLERRKPSWATGE is encoded by the coding sequence ATGTCCAATCCCATCGTCGATCCGCTCGTGGAGGTGGTCGACACCAGCGCGACCTCCGAGCTCGTCGACATCGACGCGACCGCCGACGGCGCCGTCACCGTGACGCTCAATCGCCCGGCGCGGAAGAACGCCTTCGACGCCGACCTGATCTCCGCGCTGGAGGAGGCGTTCCAGACCCTGCAGGGCGCGGAAGGCGTGCGGGTGATCTTCGTGCGCGGCGCCGGCGGGACCTTCAGCGCGGGCGCGGACCTGGACTGGATGCGGGCGGCTGCGGACCGTTCGGAGGCCGACAACCGCGACGACGCCTTCCAGATGGCCAAGATGCTCAAGCAGCTCTGGGACATCCCGGCGCTGACCGTGGCGCTGGTCGAGGGCGCGGCGTTCGGCGGCGGCGTGGGCCTGGCGGCGGCCTGCGACCTGGCGGTGGCCACCGCGGCGACCCGGTTCAGCTTCTCGGAAGTGCGGCTGGGCCTGATCCCGGCGACCATCAGCCCCTATGTGGTGCAGGCGATCGGACCGCGCACCGCCCGGGGCCTGTTCGCCACCGGCCAGGTGTTCGACGCAGCCCACGCCCAGCGCATCGGGCTGGTCAGCGAGGTGGTCGCCGACACCGCGGCGCTGGAGGCCGCCCGCGACCGCATCTCGCGCGAGATTATGGACTGCGCGCCCGGCGCGGTGGCCGAGGCCAAGCGGCTGGTGGCCGACGTCTACGCCCAGGAGATCGACCACGGGCTGATGGAGGACACCGCCCGGCGGATCGCCGGCGCCCGCGTCGGTCCGGAAGGGCAGGAGGGCGTGCGGGCCTTCCTCGAACGCCGCAAGCCGTCCTGGGCGACCGGCGAGTAG